CTCCTACCAATGAAGTAGCCCCTACAACGAATAAGGAATAAGCTGTAGCCAGTACGGGATTAACCCCTAAAATGTAAACTAAAACAGGAACGGTAAGAATAGATCCTCCCCCACCAATCAACCCTAAACTAATTCCAATTAATACTGCAGCGGCAAAGCCAATTACAACGATTACATCCATTTTATTTCAAATTTTCATACAAAAGTAGGTTCAGCCTTTGCCCTTAAGCGGTGACAATTGTTACACTGTCTGAATTTTAATTTAAGCTCCTTTTTCTATTTAAAATGAATAATTGTGACCTTGCTCTCTGTATTTACAGTCATTTTGGTAACTTCCACCTATACCTAAATCTACTATGAAAATCCTGGTTCCAATAGATTTTTCTCCCAATTCAATTCACGCCTTTGAATTTGCCCTTGCCCTAGCCCAACGGGAAAAAAGCGAAATCCAGTTGATTTATGTAATAGAGCATATCTACGACTTCGCGGCTCAGTCAGCCTTGGCTTTGGAATCTCATTGGGGGGAAGCAGAACAAAAAATCAAAGATCTCAAAGAAAAATACGCTTCTTCTGAAGTCCTCATTTCTTATCAGATTGAAGAAGGAACCCCCTCGATTTCAATCTCAAAATTTGCACATGAATCTGACGTAAACTTGATTGTGATGGGGACTAAAGGTGCTCATGGCATGAAAAAATGGCTCATCGGTTCGACAGCTGCGAATACGATCAAAGAATCCACCAAACCTGTTTTAGTAATTCCCGAAAACTCAAATCTTACACATATTCAAAAAATCACTTTAGCGCTAGAATTTGAAGATCATGAACCTCAATACATCGATTGGATCGTTGGAAAATGCGACCAATGGCATTTGGGTCTTGACTTTTTACACATTCAAGTAGCGAATGATTTTAAAGAAGAATTGTCCGTAATGGGATTGGAAAAATATATTTCTAAAAAATTTCCAACCATGCCCGTGAAAATTCACACCTTCTTTGCAGAAACTCCTAGCGATGGATTGGAGCTTTACATGGAGGAGCATGAAGAATCCATTCTGATGGTTTGCCACAAACAGCGAAGCTTATGGAGTGACTTACTGGAAAATAGTGAATCCCTTCACTTGGCCTATTCTGCGCCTATCCCCATTTTGGTGATGGTTTGATTATTTACTAATC
Above is a window of Algoriphagus sanaruensis DNA encoding:
- a CDS encoding universal stress protein; this translates as MKILVPIDFSPNSIHAFEFALALAQREKSEIQLIYVIEHIYDFAAQSALALESHWGEAEQKIKDLKEKYASSEVLISYQIEEGTPSISISKFAHESDVNLIVMGTKGAHGMKKWLIGSTAANTIKESTKPVLVIPENSNLTHIQKITLALEFEDHEPQYIDWIVGKCDQWHLGLDFLHIQVANDFKEELSVMGLEKYISKKFPTMPVKIHTFFAETPSDGLELYMEEHEESILMVCHKQRSLWSDLLENSESLHLAYSAPIPILVMV